Within Xiphophorus hellerii strain 12219 chromosome 10, Xiphophorus_hellerii-4.1, whole genome shotgun sequence, the genomic segment GGTTTTAATAGAGTGTGCCAGTCACTTGTGGACTGGCTCAGTTTTCTGGGCATTTTTTCTTGTGACAAGAGCCATCCAGCTGGAAGGTTAGCTGCAGGTTTGTGTGAAAAACTGTTGAACGTTTTAACTTGTATCCATAAGAGGGTTGCCAATCATCAAGACTCGCAGATGAGTTACCTTTCCTTTTTAGGTACCACTGGAAATACTTAGTCATAatcttaaaacatattttaattcacttttaacAACATTTAGACATGGTATTTGTTATCAAGCTAAATCAGGCCGCAGATTCTTTAACAGATATTAGTTTTGAAGCCAGATTTGAAGATTATTCCCATCTaagatgaaataattttttttaagttcttagtttttatttatctattataaataaaatgaccattTGAGCTTGAAACACGTCAGTGTCGAACACCAATCAAAGCCTATACCCAGCCCATTTGTCGGCGCATCTGTAGTTTCAGCTCCTTTTTAATGAGATGCCCCAAAGTTTGCTGAAGTCGCCAGAATTCCCATCATGGATCATGGCGTAATGCAGAGCTGCCCCcaccccacctgttgctgcatgTCCGCTGGTCAACTAGCTCAAAAGTAGACTCCTAAATTAAACGACACTATGAGTGGGACTGACTTCTGGCTGGTTATGCTAGCAGGTACCCTGATTAATTAAGCAGATAATATCTGGTTGCTTAACCCCCTAGGGAGTAGGAGCACCACAACTATGTCAAGATTAAAAGGATGATATTCTGCACATATACTacattaagtaattatttatcCCCAAGTCtattaatcaaaattatattaacAAATATATGACGTAGAGAACATGATTATAGATGTAATAAGCCTATCAGCCTATTGATTAACTATTCCTGCCAATTCCTATTTTGTACCATTAGCTGTTGTGTCCCCTTATCCACTGTGTAATTAAGAGACTTTGTTAGATTTAGCATTCAAGCGGACAACTTTCTTCTCCAACTTGGACAAGTTTGTCCAAAGCCTCGATTACCGAGCTCAACAAAGCTCTTGTTCTGGACAAATGTATACAGTGCAAGCGATTATGTATGAGATAATTAAGCGACGAGCCAGCTTTAAGAACCTGGGCCTCCCTGGCTGCCATGCGTAGCCATGCTGAGCCTTTGTATTTATGGTAAGTGGGCAGCTGCATGCCTGTGAGACCTTAGCTGTACCCCAGGGCCTCGACTGAGCCCGATAGCTGCCATTGAAGCCTCCCGGCCATGCTCATTTCTGACTATTCACTCacagctttaaaaaatgtggaGCAAGCCTCCTGTATGACTTGGTTTAATTTCTGTGAACGTGTTGGGCAGCTGTGTGCTTGCCAGCACCCTACAATGTGTTTCATAAAGTTCCTTTCATTCAGTCAGCCTCGACAGTACTAAGTACCACCTGCTGCTCACTGGGAGCTAAATAATGACCCCAACAAAGGAAGTTTCAGGTTTCAAAAACCTGGAGTTTTCTCTGTGATGTGcaatctgctgctgcagtgtaaaaaaaaaaaaaaaaaagcagaaatagatGGCTagatttcaaatttttttcatatcataGTTTCAGTTTCTACACAGATACACAAATATgacacctttttttcttctgttaattACTTGCAGTTAATGAAAACACCCAGTTCAGTTTCTGAGACAATtacaatattacaaaaacatcaaaataaaggtttttagattctttttgttttgacctACATAACCATGGAGAAAAATTGCTGACATGGCAGTTGTCCAGCAGACAGTCAGAGACAATCCACAAGTAGGGTAATCCCAAAAAGGTAATTGCTGTACAAGTCGGCTATTCAGAGTGCCATATCCTAACATAATAATGGAAAAttatgtggaagaaaaaaatgtggcacAAAAAGTTGAATAGAATCCAATTTGCTTTGACATCCAATGAACCAAAAGATTTGCATAGAAATGTGGGCCTACTGGAAGGTACGTACAATACAGAACATTCATTCAACACGTGGCTTATTTTGTATGTATGACTGCATCAGTGTGACATGACATTTAGAATTGCTGGTAAAACCCACATTGCTTTAATAGCTTCTGTTGGTAGTCTGTCAAACTGgtaatttaacagttttagGGCACAAGCAAGAGGTCAAGTCTCTCCAAATTACCACTCAGTGTGTGGCAACTTCACACTCAATATCAGGCACCTTAAATGCtgtgcaagtttttttttcttccactcaactttctctCAAAAACATCCTGCCTGTGGAGGAAGTCAGTGTTTGTCTGCTGGACAACTACCAAGTCAGCAGTCTGTTTTCTGTAATCATACGACATAACATGGTCATGACGtaacatttctgtgttaaacATCCTTTTTCTTGGTCTTATGAAATATTACAAGTTTTAGAGAAACTCAATTCAGTGCTGAATTTTTATCAGCTGTAAGCCGTAGTCTTCAGAATTAAtagtaatttgttttatttttgttttgaatgagataaaaaaaaacaagattttggtCATACTTTAACTCATTGGGATGAACTTGAATTCTCAAAAGGTGGGCATAGATTTGGAACCTTCTACTCTTCTGGGGTTTAgctgtttgctttgtttccttcagGAATACTGTCTGCAGAAAATGTCCCTTTTACCCTGAATTCCTTCTGCAGAGGTTGTAGAGATAAGGAACAGTACAAATTCCCCAGTTAGCCTGCCAAGGCTGGCCATCTCAGGTGCTTGGCAGATTCTCCTTTTGTTGAGACAGCCACAGTTGTCTTTCCattgatttgtatttctttaGGGATATCAAAACCTCTCCTCCATTAAACGTTTGTacagatttttgttctttttttaaaatttagcatcttagaaaaaaaaataatcaaagattACATTTCTAAGTGGCAATCCTTCAGAGTAATAAATCTGAATAAGCTGAAGCCATAtcaaacacttttgtttttaccagcTGTCCAAGTGCTATAAAACAGATTAGTATTAGCTCTAATTGTCAGACACAAAGCTGACAAATCCTTATGTAATGGTGGCCTAACCCACGGGATTACAGTCTATGCAATGTATGGAAAAGCTGCTCAAACAGAGCAGACGCTGCTGTTGGGGTCTTTGTTTTGATTGCTTTGTGTGGTCTTTATGAAATTTAGTTAAATCTAGAGCAAATAAACACATGCTGTCTCAAGACAAAGAGATCCAATTCATatccatttatattttaaaaagttttaaatcaatacaCTTACAATGCAATTCAGTCACAAAGTGGGATTGAGATCCTAATTAACATGCAATACAATGCAGTTGAAGAACATTTGACAAAAAGCCCCCTTGCGTTGAGTTGACCAAATAAGCTCTGTGGTTTCCTCATGTCGTATCTCACTTTTGCAGCACGATTGCTTGATGTCGCTGACAAACCAAAGCGGCCATGGTTGAAAAGTTTTTGGTGACCACAAAGGAAGAAGGGCAACATCTGCTCATCCAAGACAGCATCGTCATTGCCTTTCAGGACAGACGCCAGACAGCATTGCAGAAAGATGTGTTGGAAGTCAGTTTGTCAGTCTGTCTTTGATGGGAAGTGAAATGTTCTGTTGCATTGTGCTCAGCGATTAGACTTTCTCAGTTGTCATGGTGGCTAAAGATAAAACAGTTATCGGATGCCAGAAGTGTAGAGACTCCCACCAATTCCAGATAAAAGGCGATGTCGCTAAGAGAGGTGCTTTCAGGTTTTACATCACAATTGGAGAAGGACAgacatttttgttgctgaatTTGGCAATTTGTAAGATGCAGCTCTGGGCACGGTAATGGATGAAGGTGTGCCAAGCAGGGGCTGGTAGGAGATTCTCATGGTAAGTTTcaagaaatgagaaaattttaaattaggCTTTGAAAAAATACCCTTGTTTCCTAACATCCATcagagtatttatttatttttatgcaaaaacgTGAGcaaaaactagttttttttatatatatatataattattgcACAGAACATGTGACTTAACTGGGCTATCTGCTCAGGTAGCCAGTCTACACTTGTTATTAGTGCACAGCAGCATTTGGCGGAGGGGCAGTGCTTGGTACGTCTACCCTCAAGTCATCCTAGCACTTTCTATGTGATCCCATTAAGAATTTTTGCATCTCAAATGTAAATCATACGACTGGCATAATGGAAAACTTTTAGTTGTTAAACTTACTGATTTCAAAGAAGCCAGTTGCAAATATATTTATCCTTTtgggaaaagtaaaaaaaaaaaggaatcaatCACATTTGGCAAACCAGATGTTATATAAAACCAGAAATCTACATTATAGGTAAAGAGTGATCTATGGATCTCAAGTTATCATTCCATGGGACTGATATTGGCCTGTTCTTACGTTTGCTCTCCAGGTTTTGTCTTTCCAAGAAAAAGCAGTCTCACTCTcttcctttttattattatttttttattcctagCATTTTgcatcttctgtttttattcaaaatccaAGACAAGCTTGAGTGGTTTTCCAGGGCTGCGGGGCTAGGTTAGGTTTTTATAATTGTGTGTTCCACTTGTGTCTTGCAGCAGAGGAATGTTTATCATTATGTTATAAACCTCACCCACTTGAAGTACTCAGTTCAGATTTATAGGGATAGGCgaaggaaaaagagagaaaaagattatttaattGTTGCAATTTTCTCTAACTGAATGTATTGGTGGTGTTTACGATGGGAGCATGAAGAATGTCGGATAACCCTGGGAGTCATCGGTCGGGAGGACTTCGTGTTGGTCGTTGTGTCTGTCTCTGGGTCATTTAGATGCGTAAACAACTGTTTCCCCTTCCGTAACGTTAGTCGCAGCCATCTCGCAGATCTCTGTAGTCGATGGCCACACCACGCACATTATTCATCCCAAAGCTCTGCTCCTTTCTGTCACCAGATAAACCCAAAGAGCTCAGTGAGTGTTGTGAGTGTCTTTTCCTCAGAACCTCTCTCTTGTTCTGTCATCTCAGGGTGATAAGTGTTAGTGATGGAAGTCATTCGCTGAATTCAAACAGCACCTTTGGTGTGCTCCTGCATGGTCTTGTGACACTGTTGCACTCCACTCCACACCCCGCAGCAGCAGACCTTTCTGCTCGTgcctcttctgtttttgtttgtttgctggtTTCCTACAGTGACTTTTAGGGCATCATACGACCATCTCGTGTCCTCTTTGTTCCATGATTGCTCTACCTGACGTGGCCTCGCGTGTAACCGATCGCTGTGGTAGCGAGATCCTCTGCGACCATTATATAGATTTACATCTGACAGGGGGGGGGCAATCAGCAGTTTTAGTGTAATCATGGAGCAGCGTTAATACGAGGAGGCCTGTTTTGATAACCGCAAGGTCAGCTATTCCTGGCCGGCCCCCAAGGAGTCAATTACACAACTCCTCTGTGGGCTCCAGAGTGGGACACTTTTAAGGAAACTCGCACAAATCTAAAAAGGTGGAGTTCCACTTAATGTGGCTTTCTTGAGGAGGCCATGCGGAAGTGAAAACGCATGATGGCGGAGGAGACAAATAAAGTGTGTTCTGGGAATTCAGCCTCAGAAAAACTTGAATTCCCATTATCTTCCACATATGTAGATGTTGAACAGGATGCACGTGTTGGAACAGCAGAAATGGAAtccgtgtgtgtgggggtgtgtgtgtgtgagagagagagagagaaatggagCTTGGGTGTTTCAGTATTAAAAATTTATCTGTGCATGGACGGCCACTCTTTAAGGTTAAATGTCTGTGAGGGGCTTTGGGTTTCAGGTTAGTTTGGTTTGTGCTGCTATTGAAATGTTTAGTGTAGAGGCTGTAGTAGAAAATCTGCAATATTTTGATAATATTCCAGATTTACAGAGTTtttatttgagttatttttaaaaaattttaaatccacCCATGTGTCCATCCATCTTCCTGTTGTTCCAGTCGGCATTGGACACCAAAGCGATTCTCAGATAATTCCTTTTGGGGATATTAGGGGTTTCTTTTGCATTTGATGATGCATTTCAGAGCCTCCAGGTCGGGGATCCCTTCTTCTCCATTCGCAGCTTTTATATGGTCGATAGAATGTTAAAAATGCTCCAAATTCTAATCCCTCTCTCATCTCTCTGTGTCCTCTCAGGTTTGGGCCGAGTTGTGAAACACATTCCAGCCGACTAATAGCACCAAGCCTGAAGAGATGGCCCTCAGCATGAATTGCCTTTACTGGACCAGCTGTGGACAGGGATGCGTGTTGTGATGGTGATCATTTACAAgaaaacagtggaaaaaaagggCGGTGACGATGTAACAACAAAACGTACGGACTTGGGCACGGTGAGAGGATGTTTTCAGATTACGTAAGCAGTTCCTTGTGTGTGAAATGTGTCACTTCGTGTTTGTGTGACGTATGCTCTTCAAAGGAGAGCAGAAGGTGCTGCTTTGAATTAAAACCACCTACTGTATTTCTCTTAAAACAAAGCTGAAACTTAACTCTCAGGCAGAATATTTAACGGCTGCCTGAGTGACTCACAGGACATGACATCAGAGAAACAATGTGAATGCTTTTTATGATTATAAATGCACGACATTTATGCTACAATTACAGATGATTGCATCATAAAAGCTGGTAGCATTAACCAGGATTTCTCTTGGAATGACAGTGGAGTATTTTTTTACACGAGGCTGACCAACTCTGACTAATTTTTTGTTCTGCATCCTTGCAACTTGAAGCTCTGCCAGCAGGAAGAAAATTCCTCCACTTATGTGGACTGAGATTGCCCTCAGTCTCATGAAATGAAGTCATCGTAACTCCGTGGCCGAACTTTTGTTCaccattttcttcagttttattgaaattattaaCTACTACCTCTACAATTCCacattccttttatttttgtggtgttttaatgAGCTGACAGGGAATCATGTTCTGATTTCTAACACTTCCAGGCGCAGACCATGAGCCAGGGAGCAGCACTTTTTTCTTGTGGACTCATGGGTAAGCTTTCCTTATCTCATTTGATCGATATGCAGATGTGCTCGTAACTTTACACGCTTTGGTAATGTGTATTGTGAGTTACTAGCTTCTGAGTATTTATCTCagctgtttttttcagtggaataATTATGCAACAAACAACATCATTAAAgtctagaaaaaacatttaaattagttatgcagaaaaaaatagatgtaCATGCTCAAATATATCCTTAAACTCCCACTAATATATCTTTAGCATCCTTTTGCAAggtccagcttttttttttataaagtcatCAAGTTTCTGATGTATTCCTGACTGGATATGTGACTATAAATTGTGGACTTCATTTAAATTAAGGTTTTTTAGTACAGTTCTAACTTTTAAGTTAactttctacatatttttatcTGGTTAAAGTTGCAGAAGCTAAACATTAGCCAGCTTTATCCATCCTCTAACCAGTTTGCTTGTTTGCCATCACTGTGCTGTTTTACTGCAAGTTCAAACATCTAGCTGCTGATTTAAGTTAAAGCATTCATTCTAAATTATTTCAACCTCCCACCATCCTTAATAATCGTGATTAAAAGGCCAGAATGTCCAGATCAAGTCTTTAGGATGTAGTTGATTCAATATGCTTTATCCATTTTCCAAAGCTGAACTTTGCTCACAATGTTATTTGACGCACAAAGTGGTTTAAATGCTGCTCTGCAGCTTGCAAAGACCTGGAAGTGTCTCATGGGTTTAAGAAATGGAGGCTGACTCTGCTGCAGTTGGTTTAAGGCCGTATGGATTCATGTGAAACATGCCTAGCAGGTGGTTTTCAGGTACAAGAATGTATTCAAGTGAGTTCATGTTAGTAAGTTTATCTTTGTGGAAATCTCCTAAACGTAGTAAACTTCATTTTTCCCACTTTTTTCATGAGACAAAAATGTCTGACATTCTTGGACTAACTATGATAACATTTCCCACAGGccttgtttttgcttcttgttTTGATTATCAGTGACGTTTATCTCGAGAGAGGAACAAATGTCCTGCATACTATGAATGGATAGTTGCTGTGTTTAGCTGCTGACTCACCACCTCATGTTGGTTACCtttattcaaaagaaaagacaaacatcaTTTGGGAGGCGACTTAGTTTCCTGTGCTTCTTGCAACAACTCGGTCATCAGAATGTTTGTGATGTATATATTTACTCCGACTCCAGTGCATTGAGCCAGCTGGACGTTGAGCTTCCTTTTTCCAGTCAGCAAGGCGACTGGAGCACTGCCTGAGGGACAGGGCAGGGTGTGTTTGTAGTGAATATAACACAAAGCAGCGAGTGCTATGAATTCGGAAACAATCCTGAAGCAGAAGTTTGACGTCACTTATGTCTGCACAACCTTGGGACATATAGTAACAAAAAGCAGCAGTTTGGACTATCAGGATAGTAATAATGTACTTTCTTTCCAATACTAGTGGAAAATTGTCCCTATGGAGTAAGAAATTCACCCCTCAAACCACAATGCTTCTGTCACTATTGAACAAAACAATCAATACAGACCGAGCGTGGGCTTTTCATCAATAGTAATACAACCGTCACAGCTTGGGGGTTGAATTTTACTGCATAGTGTCAATTTTCCACTACTATTTCAAGCCAGTTAACAAAGCCTCTACAACAAACCATGTGAGATTCATCTGTGAGCAACcgcaaacaaaagcaaacaacaaaaccaacTTAGATTTATAGTATTTTACACCTTACAGCAGGGaggtcaaactcattttcattttggacaAAATCAAGATCAAGAATGTCCTCAAAGGGAAGttgtgccaaaaaaaaagtcaattagTGTCTGTGTATTTGATGAGTActtcttaaagttaaataatattaaacatcttttcacattgatgtaagtttttttttaatgtggtaGTCTGGAGGGCCACATTAAAAACTATGGCTGGCCTGATTTTGGTCTTGATTTTGACACACATACTTTGCAACCTATTTGGAAAATTTGAGTGTTTCGTTTGTTTTACGCCGATACCAGTAAGTGGCCCATTCTTATTGGAGATACTATTAACGAGCTTGCTCTGAACATCTGCTGTCTTGTGTTGAGCATTTTGAAAAGGccgctgctgctgtttgttacAGAGACGAGCCGATGGCGTGAGGTGGGGACCAGCTGCGCCTTGCAACAGCGGCCGGTCGGAACCAGCCTGGAGAGCCTGTGGGACGTCCTGCCCGACGTGCACAGAACTTCTGCCCACTGGGGCTGGGATGTGGGCTCCACCTCCAGCACCATCTCCAGCCTGCTGCAGGACCTGAGTCTGACCGATTCCTCGCACTCCACCGCGCCCCCCAGCAAGCGCCAGTGCCGGTCCCTGTCCTGCTCTGACGAGCTGAGCAGCTGCCGCTCCACCTGGCGCCCTCAAGGCTCCCGGGTGTGGACTTCGGTGGAGAAGAGGAGGTGCCACAGCGGGGGCAGCGTTCAGCGCAGCGGCCTCGGGAACTCGCAACTCTGCTTCCCGGCTATGCAGCGCAGCTCCAGCTTCAGCCTTCCCGCCCGCTCCGACGGCCAGGAGCAGTCCAGGCCTTCCGCTTTCTCTGGCCCAACTCCCAACTCCTCTGATCCGTCTGCTCAGTCCCTCTACCTCTCCCATGAACAAATCTGCCTCCCTGAGGCGGAGGAACCCTCACCGGCGAGCTCGCCAGACTCCACTCCAGAACTTGAGCGTCGCGGTGGAGAAGGTGGCCTTGCCCGGAGTCGCTCCCAGCCGTGTGTCTTAAACGACAAAAAGATCGGTGTGAAACGCAGGCGGCCGGCAGACTCTCAGAAACAGAGGCCTTCCCTGGATCTGGCAAAGATGACTCAGGTTAGTGTTTGGAGAGCAGATCATAAAGTAGGAAAATATGTGGaagaatttcctgttttcagtcaGTTCGTCATTATTTATAATGCATTTTATGTTGTCCATTATTTATAATGGACAAAATGCTACATATTAGGTAAgagataaaggaaaacaaaggccaaatggaaaaaagtgaTGTTGGTTTGGAGACTGAGAAAAACGTTTAAAAGATAAAGGGGGAAACAGTGAactcaagacaaaaaaaataactgattctaaaaacaaatttaacaaattaaatgtcACACAGATGGATTTCTGAACATGTACGTTTTATTTGTTGGTTTCTGCATAAAGGGGGCTGAACAGTGCAAATtagattttctgtaaaaaaaaaaaaataataataattgtactTAGTCTTTGTAACATCTACCAGATGTAAATTCTACAGACATCTATTGGATTAATTCTACATTTTGTGATCCAAACATGATCATGACCTGTGAGATTTAGTCCATGTCCTCCAGCCTCTGTAGCGTTTGCGTGTTACACTCGCAAACgtcattttcctttctttttttgcttgtcATGGCgtgaaaacaaacacttttgGTAAAGGTCGCGGCGGTCTCCCTCGACACACCTCGCAagtgtctgtctgcctgcaTTGTCGTTGAAAGCAGTCATTCATTCATGCAGGCCTGTTGAGAGTCGCATTCCATTATGTGGGTGTGTATTTGCATTCGCATTCAAGGAGGAGAATACTGTTGTATTTATTGCGTGGGAGAAGACAGCTAGGTCAAAGCAGACTTATAGAAAACGGGTTCACTATCCAGCACACCTCTCTGTTTTAGTTTGCACATCCATGGAGGCGTTACGTCTTCCTGCCCTCACATGGAGTAAAGTTTCATGTattttcataaacacaaaagcagGCCTTGGCCTTTTGGAGACAGTCATTTGGAGTTCAGCAGTGTCACTGTTGTGACACAGCAAGCAGACGCCACAGGAGCTTCAAACAGAGGCGAGGTCAATGTAGGGAAAAACAACCCGAGGCGAGACGACCAAAAGTGTTTTCACACTGTTTTCAGCTGTGGATCTTCTCTACTGTTTATGTGTTGTTCTCTGATTCTGTGCGGAAGGACAACATCAGTCAacacggagaaaaaaaaaagtgaaagctGTTACTATTTTGAAAAAGTTCTGCAGAAATCTAAAGAGTTTCTCTTTTCAAATTAAGAAACTCGTAAGACATGTTTAGTGGTGATAAGACTCTGAGGTTACTCCCCACCCAGCTGTAGGACTTTTCCATCTACCTTATCAGTCGCCTCACTATTCAAAGATGGCCTGCAGTGTTGCTGAATGTGTGTCTCCGGAGCATACTGTCATCCAGACACGTCGCCGGTGTAACTTTCCTGAGGAGAAACCAATCGCCTGCTGCGGAGCTCGGCCTCGCTTTACAAATGTCAGGAAGTGGAGCGGTGGTGGCTGAAGGTTATAGATTATCAAAAAGATAAGACGGATATCTGTTAATTCAGCTTATCTACAGTGCCCTATAAAAGTATCCATGCCCCT encodes:
- the fam53b gene encoding protein FAM53B isoform X1, whose translation is MRVVMVIIYKKTVEKKGGDDVTTKRTDLGTAQTMSQGAALFSCGLMETSRWREVGTSCALQQRPVGTSLESLWDVLPDVHRTSAHWGWDVGSTSSTISSLLQDLSLTDSSHSTAPPSKRQCRSLSCSDELSSCRSTWRPQGSRVWTSVEKRRCHSGGSVQRSGLGNSQLCFPAMQRSSSFSLPARSDGQEQSRPSAFSGPTPNSSDPSAQSLYLSHEQICLPEAEEPSPASSPDSTPELERRGGEGGLARSRSQPCVLNDKKIGVKRRRPADSQKQRPSLDLAKMTQKLRNFHSLSCPGITSDDPLKSGPVALSLRPNADDLSDNEDGPELNGNESSDTDWNPSGRGDNTMAGTTGGKDGETLWVGLCSMTRDMYQLGGELDIEQIERN
- the fam53b gene encoding protein FAM53B isoform X2, yielding MFSDYAQTMSQGAALFSCGLMETSRWREVGTSCALQQRPVGTSLESLWDVLPDVHRTSAHWGWDVGSTSSTISSLLQDLSLTDSSHSTAPPSKRQCRSLSCSDELSSCRSTWRPQGSRVWTSVEKRRCHSGGSVQRSGLGNSQLCFPAMQRSSSFSLPARSDGQEQSRPSAFSGPTPNSSDPSAQSLYLSHEQICLPEAEEPSPASSPDSTPELERRGGEGGLARSRSQPCVLNDKKIGVKRRRPADSQKQRPSLDLAKMTQKLRNFHSLSCPGITSDDPLKSGPVALSLRPNADDLSDNEDGPELNGNESSDTDWNPSGRGDNTMAGTTGGKDGETLWVGLCSMTRDMYQLGGELDIEQIERN